Proteins from one Fragaria vesca subsp. vesca linkage group LG6, FraVesHawaii_1.0, whole genome shotgun sequence genomic window:
- the LOC101296984 gene encoding putative endo-1,3(4)-beta-glucanase 2-like, with protein MSPHHSHKQTPFLFPQSQSTVLPDPSPFFSQNLLKTPLPTNSFFQNLTLKNGDQPEYFHPYLIKSASSALSISYPSRFSNSAFLYQVFNADLTISNTQNPQERHVISSFNDLSITLEFPSSNLRFFLVRGSPFLTCSVSNRTSISISTIHAVLSFSSNESRTKYTIKLNNNQTWLVYTSSSIDLTNPSVSLITSTGFSGIVRIAVLPESNPQFESVLDRFSSCYPVSGEALFTKPFALEYKWEKKGWGDLLMLAHPLHLELIDGEDCDVTVLEDFKFKSIDGDLVGVVGHSWVLKPEPVSITWHSSKGIKQDSCSEIISALTKDVEALNSAPIATTSSYFYGKLIARAARLALIAEEVGYLDVISAVKKYLSDTIEPWLDGTFGGNGFLYDSKWGGIVTKQGSVDSGADFGFGIYNDHHYHLGYFIYAIAVLAKIDPAWGRKYRAQAYSIAADFMNLGRRGNSNYPRLRCFDLFKLHSWAGGLTEFGDGRNQESTSEAVNAYYSAALLGLAYGDTHLVATGSMLAALEIKAAQMWWQVKEGDTIYEQDFTRENRVVGVLWANKRDSGLWFAPPEWKECRLGIQLLPILPISEWTEPALSREGVGEGWKGFVYTLQGMYDKEGALAKIRNLTGYDDGNSLTNLLWWIHSRGDEGDGYGTGENVCWFKHYH; from the exons ATGTCACCACATCACTCCCACAAGCAAACCCCTTTCCTCTTTCCTCAATCCCAATCCACAGTCCTCCCTGACCCTTCTCCTTTCTTCTCCCAAAACCTCCTCAAAACCCCACTCCCCACAAACTCCTTCTTCCAAAACTTGACCCTCAAAAACGGAGACCAACCCGAATACTTCCACCCTTACCTCATCAAATCCGCCTCCTCTGCTCTCTCCATCTCTTACCCATCTCGATTCTCCAACTCTGCTTTCTTGTACCAAGTCTTCAACGCTGACCTCACCATCTCCAACACCCAAAACCCACAAGAAAGACACGTCATTTCTTCCTTCAATGATCTCAGCATCACTCTGGAGTTTCCCTCATCCAATCTCAGATTCTTTCTTGTCCGGGGAAGCCCATTTCTCACTTGCTCTGTTTCGAACAGAACTTCCATTTCAATCTCAACCATCCACGCTGTTCTGTCTTTCTCTTCTAACGAGTCTCGTACCAAGTACACTATCAAACTCAACAACAATCAGACATGGCTTGTATACACTTCCTCTTCCATTGATCTCACCAATCCCAGTGTTTCTTTGATCACCTCAACTGGGTTTTCCGGCATTGTGAGGATTGCAGTACTTCCAGAATCAAACCCGCAATTCGAGTCGGTTCTTGATCGGTTCAGCTCCTGCTACCCTGTTTCCGGTGAAGCTCTGTTTACGAAGCCGTTTGCGTTGGAGTATAAATGGGAGAAGAAAGGATGGGGAGACTTGCTTATGTTAGCTCACCCTCTGCATTTGGAGCTTATTGATGGTGAAGATTGTGATGTCACTGTTTTGGAGGATTTCAAGTTCAAAAGCATTGATGGTGATCTTGTTGGTGTTGTGGGGCATTCATGGGTGTTGAAGCCTGAACCTGTTTCGATTACTTGGCATTCGAGTAAAGGTATCAAACAAGACTCTTGTTCTGAGATTATATCTGCACTTACTAAAGATGTTGAGGCTTTAAATTCTGCACCAATTGCGACTACTTCTTCGTATTTTTATGGGAAGTTGATTGCTAGAGCTGCTAGGTTGGCTTTGATTGCTGAGGAGGTGGGTTATCTTGATGTGATTTCAGCAGTTAAGAAGTATTTGAGTGATACAATTGAGCCTTGGCTGGATGGGACTTTTGGTGGGAATGGTTTCTTGTATGATAGTAAATGGGGTGGCATTGTGACTAAACAAGGATCAGTGGATTCGGGAGCAGATTTCGGGTTTGGGATTTACAATGATCATCATTATCATTTAGGGTACTTTATATATGCTATTGCAGTGCTTGCTAAGATTGATCCAGCATGGGGGAGGAAGTATAGGGCTCAGGCTTATTCAATTGCTGCGGATTTTATGAACTTAGGCAGGAGGGGAAACTCGAATTATCCACGTTTGAGATGCTTTGATTTGTTTAAGTTGCATTCGTGGGCAGGAGGGTTGACTGAATTTGGAGATGGTAGGAATCAAGAGAGCACAAGTGAGGCTGTGAATGCTTACTACTCAGCTGCATTGTTGGGGTTAGCCTATGGAGACACCCATCTTGTCGCCACTGGTTCGATGCTTGCAGCATTGGAAATAAAGGCAGCTCAAATGTGGTGGCAAGTGAAAGAGGGAGATACCATTTATGAGCAAGATTTCACTAGGGAAAATAGGGTAGTGGGAGTGCTATGGGCTAATAAGAGGGACAGTGGACTATGGTTTGCTCCTCCAGAGTGGAAAGAGTGCCGGCTTGGAATCCAACTGCTACCCATTTTACCAATCTCTGAG TGGACAGAACCAGCTCTGAGTAGAGAGGGTGTTGGAGAAGGATGGAAAGGGTTTGTCTATACTTTGCAAGGGATGTATGACAAAGAAGGAGCTTTGGCGAAGATTAGGAACTTGACTGGTTATGATGATGGGAACTCGCTCACTAATCTGTTATGGTGGATCCATAGCAGAGGTGACGAAGGAGATGGTTATGGAACTGGAGAGAACGTATGTTGGTTTAAGCACTATCACTGA